From Peromyscus maniculatus bairdii isolate BWxNUB_F1_BW_parent chromosome 8, HU_Pman_BW_mat_3.1, whole genome shotgun sequence, a single genomic window includes:
- the LOC121820816 gene encoding keratin, type I cytoskeletal 14: protein MTTCSRQFTSSSSMKGSCGIGGGSSRISSVLTGGSCRAPSTYGGLSVSSSRFSSGGACGIGGGYGGGFSSSSFGGGLGSGFGGGFGGGIGGGFGGGFGGGLGGFGGGDGLLVGSEKVTMQNLNDRLASYLDKVRALEEANTDLEVKIRDWYQRQRPTEIKDYSPYFKTIEDLKSKILAATVDNANVLLQIDNARLAADDFRTKYETELTLRMSVEADINGLRRVLDELTLARADLEMQIESLKEELAYLKKNHEEEMASMKGQVGGDVNVEMDAAPGVDLSRILNEMRDQYEKMAEKNRKDAEEWFFTKTEELNREVATNSELVQSGKSEISELRRTMQNLEIELQSQLSMKASLENNLEETKGRYCMQLSQIQEMISSVEEQLAQLRCEMEQQNQEYKILLDVKTRLEQEIATYRRLLEGEDAHLSSTQFSSSSQFSSGSQSSRDVTSTNRQIRTKVMDVHDGKVVSTHEQVLRTKN, encoded by the exons ATGACCACCTGCAGCCGCCAGTTCACCTCCTCCAGCTCCATGAAGGGCTCCTGTGGCATTGGTGGTGGCTCTAGCCGCATCTCCTCCGTCCTGACTGGAGGATCCTGCCGGGCTCCCAGCACCTATGGGGGCCTGTCAGTCAGCTCCTCTCGCTTCTCCTCTGGGGGAGCCTGTGGGATTGGGGGTGGCTATGGTgggggcttcagcagcagcagctttgggGGCGGCCTGGGTAGTGGCTTTGGTGGTGGCTTCGGTGGCGGTATTGGTGGTGGCTTTGGTGGTGGCTTTGGTGGCGGTCTTGGCGGCTTCGGTGGTGGTGATGGGCTCCTGGTGGGCAGTGAGAAAGTGACCATGCAGAACCTCAATGACCGGCTGGCCAGCTACCTGGACAAGGTGCGAGCCCTGGAGGAGGCCAACACTGACCTGGAGGTGAAGATCCGCGACTGGTACCAGAGGCAGCGGCCCACTGAGATCAAAGACTACAGCCCTTACTTCAAGACCATCGAGGACCTGAAGAGCAAG ATCCTTGCAGCCACTGTGGACAATGCCAATGTCCTCCTGCAGATCGACAATGCCCGGCTGGCCGCTGATGACTTCCGCACCAA GTATGAGACAGAGCTGACCCTTCGCATGAGTGTGGAAGCTGATATCAATGGCCTGCGCCGGGTGCTGGATGAGCTGACCCTGGCCAGAGCTGACCTAGAGATGCAGATTGAGAGCCTGAAGGAAGAGCTGGCCTACCTGAAGAAGAACCACGAGGAG GAGATGGCCTCCATGAAAGGCCAGGTGGGTGGAGATGTCAATGTGGAGATGGATGCAGCACCTGGTGTGGACCTGAGCCGCATCCTGAATGAGATGCGAGACCAGTATGAGAAGATGGCGGAGAAGAACCGGAAGGATGCCGAGGAGTGGTTCTTCACCAAG ACCGAGGAGCTGAACCGAGAGGTGGCCACCAACAGCGAGCTGGTGCAGAGCGGCAAGAGTGAGATCTCTGAGCTCCGACGCACCATGCAGAACCTGGAGATTGAGCTGCAGTCCCAGCTCAGCATG AAAGCATCTCTGGAGAATAATCTGGAGGAGACCAAAGGCCGCTACTGCATGCAGCTGTCTCAGATCCAGGAGATGATCAGCAGCGTGGAGGAGCAGCTGGCTCAGCTGCGCTGTGAGATGGAGCAGCAGAACCAGGAGTACAAGATCCTGCTGGATGTGAAGACCCGGCTGGAGCAGGAGATTGCCACCTACCGTCGCCTGCTGGAGGGCGAGGATGCCCA CCTCTCATCCACCCAGTTCTCCTCATCCTCCCAGTTCTCCTCTGGCTCTCAGTCATCAAGAGACG TGACCTCCACCAATCGCCAGATCCGCACCAAGGTCATGGATGTGCATGACGGCAAGGTGGTCTCCACCCATGAGCAGGTCCTGCGCACCAAGAACTGA